A genomic window from Halogeometricum borinquense DSM 11551 includes:
- a CDS encoding NADH-quinone oxidoreductase subunit J family protein, with amino-acid sequence MTTRPRLKLGSHLVPGLAAVALFVVMVAAFVTASFPEPQGFGGDVNITASIGYAMFNLGFGEVASESFLVAFEIIDIVLVAALVGAVMLARRETGDSAGQVLADGGQRLKQTLTGTRDDETEGEN; translated from the coding sequence ATGACGACCAGACCACGACTCAAGCTCGGTTCGCACCTCGTACCGGGACTCGCGGCCGTCGCACTGTTCGTCGTGATGGTGGCGGCGTTCGTCACCGCGTCGTTCCCGGAGCCGCAAGGGTTCGGTGGCGACGTGAATATCACCGCCAGCATCGGGTACGCGATGTTCAATCTCGGCTTCGGAGAGGTGGCTTCGGAGAGCTTCCTCGTCGCGTTCGAGATTATCGACATCGTGCTCGTAGCCGCCCTCGTCGGCGCGGTCATGCTGGCACGGCGCGAAACCGGCGACTCCGCGGGGCAAGTCCTCGCGGACGGCGGTCAGCGACTGAAACAGACGCTCACCGGGACGCGAGACGATGAGACGGAGGGTGAGAACTAA
- a CDS encoding NADH-quinone oxidoreductase subunit D translates to MSLEKPQDRTQSEALAAKPTTGDEIAELLGDLVIGREEHVNAPGFVIRPDDVQETLFRLRDEAGFDHLSCVTAEEREDRYESIYHLTSYDDRTREVSVVVPAAKDNPHSQSGNAVFRTADWHEREAYDLVGIEYDDHPDLRRILLPETWQGHPLSMDFDQDRPQVVTLKEWANPLKDDHRDSEGDTMYLNIGPHHPATHGVLHVKTVLDGEQVAHVEPDIGYLHRCEEQMCQTKTYRHQIMPYPDRWDYASSGLLNEWAYARAAEDLNDIDVPEYAQIIRTMGAELCRIASHMLAVGTFALDVYGDFTAIFMYAMRDREIIQNILEDLTGQRMMFNYFRLGGVVWDLPEPREEFFEKIRDFLDDLPTALEEYHDLISSNEILQVRTIDTGVLPPEVAKSYGATGPVARGSGIDYDLRRDDPYGYYDELDWDVVTEDGCDNYSRLLVRMREVEESAKIIQQCVDLLEDWPEDERTIQSNVPRTLRPEDDKEIYRAVEAAKGELGIYIRGDGTDKPGRFKIRSPCFSNLQTLGEMSNGEYIPDMIASLGSLDIVLGEVDR, encoded by the coding sequence ATGAGCTTGGAAAAACCACAAGACCGGACACAGTCAGAGGCACTCGCGGCAAAGCCGACGACGGGCGACGAAATCGCCGAGTTGCTCGGTGATCTCGTCATCGGGCGCGAAGAGCACGTCAACGCGCCCGGCTTCGTCATTCGTCCGGACGACGTACAGGAGACGCTGTTCCGTCTGCGCGACGAGGCCGGATTCGATCACCTCTCGTGTGTGACGGCTGAAGAGCGTGAGGACCGGTACGAGTCCATCTACCACCTCACGAGCTACGACGACCGAACCCGAGAGGTCAGCGTCGTCGTTCCTGCGGCGAAAGACAACCCGCACAGTCAGTCCGGGAACGCCGTGTTCCGGACGGCAGACTGGCACGAACGGGAGGCATACGACCTCGTTGGTATCGAGTACGACGACCACCCGGACCTCCGTCGCATCCTCCTGCCGGAGACGTGGCAGGGGCACCCGCTGTCGATGGACTTCGATCAGGACCGGCCGCAGGTCGTCACGCTCAAAGAGTGGGCTAACCCCCTGAAGGATGACCACCGTGACTCGGAGGGCGACACGATGTACCTCAACATCGGGCCGCACCACCCCGCAACGCACGGTGTCCTGCACGTGAAGACGGTTCTCGACGGCGAGCAGGTCGCCCACGTGGAACCCGACATCGGCTACCTCCACCGCTGTGAGGAGCAGATGTGCCAGACGAAGACGTACCGGCACCAGATCATGCCGTACCCCGACCGCTGGGACTACGCGTCGTCGGGTCTGCTGAACGAGTGGGCGTACGCCCGCGCGGCAGAGGACCTCAACGACATCGACGTGCCAGAGTACGCCCAGATCATCCGGACGATGGGCGCGGAACTGTGCCGCATCGCCTCGCACATGCTGGCTGTCGGGACGTTCGCACTCGACGTGTACGGCGACTTCACGGCAATCTTCATGTACGCGATGCGCGACCGCGAGATCATCCAGAACATTCTGGAGGACTTGACGGGGCAGCGCATGATGTTCAACTACTTCCGCCTCGGCGGCGTCGTCTGGGACCTGCCGGAACCCCGCGAGGAGTTCTTCGAGAAGATTCGAGACTTCCTCGACGACCTGCCGACCGCGCTGGAGGAGTACCACGACCTCATCTCCTCGAACGAGATTCTACAGGTCCGGACCATCGATACGGGCGTCCTGCCGCCGGAGGTCGCCAAGTCGTACGGTGCGACCGGTCCCGTTGCGCGCGGGTCGGGAATCGACTACGACCTTCGTCGTGACGACCCCTACGGCTACTACGACGAACTCGACTGGGACGTCGTGACCGAAGACGGCTGTGACAACTACAGTCGTCTCCTCGTGCGAATGCGCGAAGTCGAAGAGTCCGCAAAGATCATCCAGCAGTGCGTGGATCTCCTCGAAGACTGGCCCGAAGACGAACGAACCATCCAGTCGAACGTCCCGCGGACCCTGCGTCCCGAGGACGACAAAGAGATCTACCGCGCTGTCGAGGCCGCAAAGGGAGAACTCGGCATCTACATCCGTGGCGACGGAACGGACAAGCCCGGACGATTCAAGATCCGGAGTCCGTGCTTCTCGAACCTCCAGACGCTCGGTGAGATGTCCAACGGTGAGTACATCCCGGACATGATCGCTTCCCTCGGCAGTCTGGACATCGTTCTCGGCGAGGTGGACCGGTAA
- the nuoK gene encoding NADH-quinone oxidoreductase subunit NuoK: MLPPHYYLVLSAAVFCIGLFGILTRRNALLFLMSVELMLNAANINLVAFSYFWGNVTGQTFGLFTMALAAAEVAVGIGIILVLYRDFGDVDVTEATTMRW, translated from the coding sequence ATGCTTCCTCCGCACTACTATCTCGTCCTCTCGGCAGCCGTCTTCTGTATCGGCCTGTTCGGCATCCTGACACGGCGCAACGCGCTGCTGTTCTTGATGTCGGTCGAACTGATGCTGAACGCCGCGAACATCAATCTCGTTGCGTTCTCCTACTTCTGGGGGAACGTCACGGGCCAGACGTTCGGGCTGTTCACCATGGCACTCGCCGCCGCGGAAGTCGCAGTCGGTATCGGGATCATCCTGGTACTGTACCGCGACTTCGGCGACGTCGATGTGACCGAAGCGACGACGATGAGGTGGTAA
- a CDS encoding NADH-quinone oxidoreductase subunit A — protein sequence MSEWIAIGALALVAVGIPLGMMAVSAILRPSVPEQGKSATYESGEIPTGTARVQFNIQYYMVALLFVVFDIETVLIFPWTVIYRSALSQGADLATVLLPMLIFIGVLVVGLAWAWRNGAVEWVKSPLAKRRKTERQDA from the coding sequence ATGAGCGAATGGATCGCAATCGGTGCGTTGGCCCTCGTCGCAGTCGGCATCCCGCTGGGGATGATGGCGGTTTCGGCGATTCTGCGGCCAAGCGTGCCGGAACAGGGAAAAAGCGCTACGTACGAGAGCGGTGAGATACCGACGGGTACAGCGCGCGTCCAATTCAATATACAGTACTACATGGTCGCGCTGCTGTTCGTCGTGTTCGACATCGAAACCGTTCTGATCTTCCCGTGGACGGTAATCTACCGCTCCGCGTTGAGCCAGGGTGCAGACCTGGCGACCGTACTGCTGCCGATGCTCATATTCATCGGCGTGCTGGTCGTCGGTCTTGCCTGGGCGTGGCGCAACGGCGCAGTCGAGTGGGTCAAAAGCCCGCTGGCAAAACGTCGGAAGACAGAGAGACAAGACGCATGA
- a CDS encoding NADH-quinone oxidoreductase subunit N: MFEPIALQAAPPEWTAVAPAIILGLTGLLLLVIDSINTGEENSALLASISTVGALFAFAVAGWFLVEGTGQSQTGGAITLYGDALVVDGMSLFFTLIFTIVAAMVCIASLDYVAEQRYQAEFYSLVLFATTGMTLMSMSNSLATAFVSLELASLPSYALVGFLKDNKGSVEAALKYFLIGAVSSAVFAFGISLVYAVTGSLLLADVASALGGSTEMVGVLGIGVLMILGGFAFKTASVPFHFWAPEAYEGAPAPISAFLSSASKAAGFAIAFRVFFEAFPLAKLPTGVDWVLAFQVLAVVTMTLGNFAAATQENVKRMLAYSSIGHAGYALIGLAAITANGPNANVLGASMAHLMVYGFMNTGAFLFIALAEHWGVGRTFEDYNGLGSKAPMACVAMSVFMFSLAGLPPFGGFFSKYVLFMSAIESGFWWLAAVGAVNSALSLFYYSRVVKAIWIEDASPSLEIGSKPVGLYTAVIFAAVGTLLLLPGFRPVIETAQTVATALF, encoded by the coding sequence ATGTTCGAGCCAATCGCACTTCAGGCCGCACCGCCAGAATGGACGGCAGTCGCTCCGGCCATTATCCTTGGCCTGACGGGACTGCTGCTCCTCGTTATCGACAGTATCAACACCGGAGAAGAAAACAGCGCACTCTTGGCGTCGATTTCGACGGTGGGTGCGCTGTTCGCGTTCGCCGTTGCGGGCTGGTTCCTCGTCGAGGGGACCGGACAGAGTCAGACCGGCGGCGCAATCACCCTGTACGGTGATGCGCTCGTCGTTGACGGGATGAGCCTGTTCTTCACGCTCATCTTCACTATCGTCGCGGCGATGGTCTGTATTGCCTCGCTCGACTACGTGGCCGAACAGCGCTACCAAGCCGAGTTCTACTCGCTCGTGCTGTTCGCCACCACCGGCATGACGCTCATGTCGATGTCGAACTCGCTGGCGACGGCATTCGTCAGCCTCGAACTCGCGTCGCTCCCGTCGTATGCCCTCGTTGGATTCCTCAAGGATAACAAGGGAAGCGTCGAGGCGGCGCTGAAGTACTTCCTTATCGGCGCAGTCTCGTCTGCGGTGTTCGCGTTCGGTATCAGCCTCGTGTACGCTGTCACCGGATCGCTGCTCCTCGCCGACGTGGCGAGTGCGCTCGGCGGAAGCACCGAGATGGTGGGCGTCCTCGGTATCGGCGTCCTGATGATTCTCGGTGGATTCGCGTTCAAGACGGCCTCCGTCCCGTTCCACTTCTGGGCGCCGGAGGCGTACGAGGGCGCACCCGCACCGATCTCGGCGTTCCTCTCGTCGGCATCGAAGGCCGCCGGGTTCGCAATCGCGTTCCGTGTCTTCTTTGAAGCGTTCCCGCTGGCCAAACTCCCCACGGGTGTCGATTGGGTGCTCGCGTTCCAGGTGCTGGCCGTCGTCACGATGACGCTCGGTAACTTCGCCGCGGCCACGCAGGAGAACGTCAAGCGGATGCTGGCGTACTCCTCCATCGGTCACGCGGGGTACGCGCTCATCGGACTCGCGGCAATCACCGCTAACGGACCGAACGCGAACGTCCTCGGCGCGTCGATGGCGCACCTCATGGTGTACGGCTTCATGAACACCGGTGCGTTCCTGTTCATCGCTCTGGCCGAACACTGGGGCGTCGGCCGGACGTTCGAGGACTACAACGGCCTCGGTTCGAAGGCGCCGATGGCGTGCGTCGCCATGAGTGTCTTCATGTTCAGCCTCGCCGGTCTACCACCGTTCGGCGGCTTCTTCTCGAAGTACGTCCTGTTCATGTCGGCCATCGAGTCCGGCTTCTGGTGGTTGGCCGCCGTCGGCGCGGTCAACAGCGCGCTGTCGCTGTTCTACTACAGCCGCGTCGTCAAGGCGATATGGATCGAGGACGCCTCGCCGTCGCTGGAAATCGGCTCGAAGCCGGTCGGTCTGTACACGGCCGTCATCTTCGCCGCCGTCGGGACGCTGCTGCTGCTGCCCGGCTTCCGACCCGTCATCGAGACGGCACAGACGGTCGCCACCGCTCTCTTCTGA
- a CDS encoding complex I subunit 4 family protein: MIIEALIAVAFVAALVVFVAPDEYAGRLAAALSLLPVVGSLFMWAQYDASGNALLGGSIAFETDFVWLSLGNLDVHWFVGVDGISLPLIVLTTILTTLAIVSAWTPIDMRQSQFYGLMLFMEANLLGVFTALDFFVWFIFWEAVLVPMYFLIGIWGGPRRKYAAIKFFVYTNIASLVMFIGFIALVFGLGDSVSSMRLPEIAMALRANELGGFAGLNAETLKLVAFVAMFFGFAVKVPVAPLHTWLPDAHVEAPTPASVMLAGVLLKMGTYALLRFNFTMMPDVAKALVVPIAAIAVISVIYGAILALAQQDLKRIVAYSSVSSMGYVILGLVAYTTYGVGGATFQMIAHGLISGLMFMVVGVIYNTTHTRMVGDMSGMADRMPVASGIFVAGAFGYMGLPLMAGFAGEFFIFQGAFASTVHSAMPLFTAAAMFGIVIVAGYLLFAMQRTLFGPFRFDGDYEITKAPIQDIAPLAVLLLLVIILGVEPDLFFQMIQQAVNPILETGGGV, from the coding sequence ATGATAATAGAAGCGCTCATCGCAGTCGCGTTCGTCGCCGCGCTGGTCGTGTTCGTCGCACCCGACGAGTACGCCGGACGGCTGGCGGCCGCGCTCAGTCTGCTCCCCGTCGTCGGGAGTCTGTTTATGTGGGCACAGTACGACGCGAGCGGGAACGCCCTCCTCGGCGGGTCCATCGCGTTCGAGACGGATTTCGTCTGGCTCTCGCTGGGCAACTTAGACGTTCACTGGTTCGTCGGCGTTGACGGTATCAGTCTGCCGCTCATCGTCCTGACGACCATCCTGACGACGCTGGCAATCGTCAGCGCGTGGACGCCAATCGACATGCGTCAGTCACAGTTCTACGGACTGATGCTGTTCATGGAGGCGAACCTCCTCGGCGTGTTCACTGCGCTTGACTTCTTCGTCTGGTTCATCTTCTGGGAAGCCGTCCTCGTCCCGATGTACTTCCTCATCGGTATCTGGGGCGGTCCTCGCCGCAAGTACGCGGCAATCAAGTTCTTCGTCTACACGAACATCGCGTCGCTTGTGATGTTCATCGGCTTCATCGCTCTCGTGTTCGGCCTCGGTGACTCAGTGTCGTCGATGCGCCTGCCGGAGATTGCGATGGCGCTCAGGGCGAACGAACTCGGCGGATTCGCGGGCTTGAACGCGGAGACGCTGAAGCTCGTCGCGTTCGTGGCGATGTTCTTCGGATTCGCGGTCAAGGTGCCCGTTGCACCCCTGCACACGTGGCTGCCGGACGCTCACGTTGAAGCGCCCACGCCAGCGTCGGTGATGCTGGCTGGTGTCCTCCTGAAGATGGGGACGTACGCGCTGCTCCGGTTCAACTTCACGATGATGCCCGACGTGGCGAAGGCACTCGTCGTCCCCATCGCGGCTATCGCCGTCATCAGCGTCATTTACGGCGCGATACTTGCGTTAGCCCAGCAGGACTTGAAGCGCATCGTCGCTTACTCGTCCGTGTCGTCGATGGGGTACGTCATCCTCGGTCTCGTCGCGTACACGACGTACGGCGTCGGCGGCGCGACGTTCCAGATGATCGCACACGGCCTCATCTCCGGTCTGATGTTCATGGTCGTCGGCGTCATCTACAACACGACGCACACGCGCATGGTCGGCGACATGTCCGGAATGGCCGACCGGATGCCCGTCGCCTCGGGTATCTTCGTTGCGGGCGCGTTCGGCTACATGGGACTGCCGCTGATGGCTGGCTTCGCCGGGGAGTTCTTCATCTTCCAAGGCGCGTTCGCCTCCACAGTCCACTCCGCGATGCCGTTGTTCACGGCGGCGGCGATGTTCGGTATCGTCATCGTCGCGGGCTACCTGCTGTTCGCGATGCAGCGCACGCTGTTCGGTCCGTTCCGGTTCGACGGCGACTACGAGATCACCAAAGCGCCGATTCAGGATATCGCGCCGCTTGCGGTGCTTCTCCTCCTCGTCATCATCCTCGGTGTGGAGCCGGACCTCTTCTTCCAGATGATTCAACAAGCGGTTAATCCGATCCTCGAAACGGGAGGTGGCGTCTGA
- the nuoL gene encoding NADH-quinone oxidoreductase subunit L, translated as MAGIFEFVPAIVLLPFVSFLVALFAGKYMPKGGAFAGIVATAGSFLLSIATFFTVSQGQTYNQTIYTWANGLDGAVTLEFGLLIDPLSAMMLVIVTLIAFLVHVFSLGYMNDEGETGLPRYYAGLGLFSASMLGFVVADNLLMAFMFFELVGLCSYLLIGFWFREPGPPSAAKKAFLVTRFGDYFFLIGVVAVFATFGTAAFAGGESFPHLAEQALHGEHAVNTFGFEPQTWFTIVGLLVLGGVVGKSAQFPLHTWLPDAMEGPTPVSALIHAATMVAAGVYLVARMYGFYALSPNALAIIALIGGFTALFAATMGVVKREIKQVLAYSTISQYGYMMLGLGGGGYIAATFHLMTHAFFKALLFLGAGSVIIAMHHNEDMWDMGGLKDRMPVTYYTFLSGSLALAGIVPFAGFWSKDEVLYETLIHGLGGNPILLAAYAMGLLAVFFTGFYTFRMVFLTFHGKPRTQTARDPHGVRWNVKFPLVVLGILAATAGLVNMTPVAEFTGLHIEFLHQWLNHGVEGLTNHHYHELLENVAGYHAAELNPLAPGAVSLALALAGAGLAHMLYNVPEPKEHTAKLGGIKTLLYNNYYQDEYQVWLANSVVRPISRGADKFDQGVVDGVVNGISSVSLFSGSRIRRIQSGVVSNYAMLLTLGLTVLLLGFGLAGGWFA; from the coding sequence ATGGCAGGGATATTTGAATTCGTTCCGGCGATCGTGCTGTTACCGTTCGTCTCGTTCCTCGTGGCCCTCTTTGCGGGCAAGTATATGCCCAAGGGCGGCGCGTTCGCCGGTATCGTCGCAACGGCAGGCTCGTTCCTGCTCTCGATTGCGACGTTCTTCACGGTCAGCCAGGGACAGACGTACAACCAGACAATCTACACGTGGGCCAACGGGCTCGACGGGGCCGTCACCTTAGAATTCGGCCTTCTCATCGACCCACTGTCGGCGATGATGCTCGTCATCGTGACGCTCATCGCCTTCTTGGTCCACGTGTTCAGTCTCGGATACATGAACGACGAGGGCGAAACGGGCCTCCCGCGATACTACGCCGGTCTCGGCCTGTTCTCCGCCTCCATGCTCGGGTTCGTCGTCGCCGACAACCTGCTCATGGCGTTCATGTTCTTCGAGCTGGTGGGCCTGTGCTCGTACTTGCTCATCGGCTTCTGGTTCCGCGAACCCGGCCCGCCGTCGGCAGCGAAGAAGGCATTCCTCGTCACCCGCTTCGGTGACTACTTCTTCCTCATCGGCGTCGTCGCCGTCTTCGCCACGTTCGGCACGGCGGCATTCGCCGGCGGAGAGTCGTTCCCGCACCTCGCCGAGCAGGCACTCCACGGCGAACACGCGGTGAACACGTTCGGCTTCGAGCCGCAGACGTGGTTCACCATCGTCGGACTCCTCGTCCTCGGTGGTGTCGTCGGGAAGTCCGCGCAGTTCCCCCTGCACACGTGGCTGCCGGACGCCATGGAAGGTCCGACGCCCGTCTCCGCTCTTATCCACGCCGCGACGATGGTCGCCGCTGGTGTGTACCTCGTCGCGCGGATGTACGGCTTCTACGCGCTCTCGCCGAACGCCCTCGCCATCATCGCCCTGATCGGTGGCTTCACGGCCCTGTTCGCGGCGACGATGGGCGTCGTCAAGCGCGAGATAAAGCAGGTGCTCGCGTACTCGACCATCTCCCAGTACGGGTACATGATGCTGGGACTCGGCGGTGGCGGGTACATCGCCGCGACCTTCCACCTGATGACGCACGCGTTCTTCAAGGCGCTCCTGTTCCTCGGTGCAGGATCAGTCATTATCGCCATGCACCACAACGAGGACATGTGGGACATGGGCGGTCTGAAGGACCGCATGCCCGTGACCTACTACACGTTCCTCTCGGGATCGCTCGCACTCGCGGGCATCGTCCCCTTCGCAGGCTTCTGGTCGAAGGACGAGGTGCTGTACGAGACGCTCATCCACGGACTCGGTGGCAACCCGATTCTGCTCGCCGCGTACGCGATGGGCCTCCTCGCCGTGTTCTTCACCGGCTTCTACACCTTCCGTATGGTGTTCCTCACCTTCCACGGGAAGCCGCGTACGCAGACGGCCCGTGACCCGCACGGCGTCCGCTGGAACGTGAAGTTCCCGCTGGTCGTCCTCGGCATTCTCGCCGCGACGGCCGGTCTGGTCAACATGACGCCCGTGGCGGAATTCACTGGTCTTCACATCGAGTTCCTTCACCAGTGGCTCAACCACGGAGTCGAGGGCCTGACTAACCATCACTACCACGAACTGCTCGAAAACGTCGCCGGCTACCACGCGGCCGAGCTGAACCCGCTGGCACCCGGCGCTGTCTCGCTCGCACTCGCACTCGCCGGTGCGGGCCTCGCGCACATGCTGTACAACGTCCCCGAGCCGAAGGAGCACACCGCAAAGCTCGGCGGCATCAAGACGCTCCTCTACAACAACTACTACCAGGACGAGTATCAGGTCTGGCTGGCAAACAGCGTCGTTCGCCCCATCTCGCGTGGCGCGGACAAGTTCGATCAGGGCGTCGTTGACGGTGTCGTCAACGGCATCTCCAGTGTCAGCCTGTTCTCCGGGAGCCGTATCCGCCGGATCCAGTCGGGCGTCGTGAGCAACTACGCGATGCTTCTGACGCTGGGTCTGACGGTCCTGCTTCTCGGATTCGGTCTGGCAGGAGGGTGGTTCGCATGA
- a CDS encoding complex I subunit 1/NuoH family protein, which translates to MLPLQSGKVLLPETIANLLGLSGTVGQIVGGLIGAFLIANLLLIQTAVAGPWAKRKITAAFTDRIAVNRVGPFGLLVIVADAVRLLSKELVVPEGVDRPAWDIGPLVIPFSALLGFAVIPMGNGIHLADPETGLAFAFAASSIASIGLVMMGYGSNNKYSLLGGLRAIAANLAYEIPLVITGASVVIFTGSLQMSHIVAEQANPLLTVAGVTIPQWFAFVNPFAFVLFVLANLAEVGRNPFDIPEAPTEIVAGYQTEYSSVYFVLIYLGEFIHIFLGGAIAATLFLGGPAGPFLPGFVWFIIKIWAFYLFTQWMRSAIPRLRVDQFLDVGWKGMLVLSFANLVLTAIIVGVIA; encoded by the coding sequence ATGCTACCGCTACAGTCTGGCAAGGTGCTGCTTCCGGAGACCATCGCCAACCTCCTTGGCCTGTCGGGAACGGTCGGGCAGATTGTCGGTGGCCTCATCGGTGCGTTCCTCATCGCCAACCTGCTGCTGATCCAGACGGCAGTCGCCGGACCGTGGGCAAAGCGGAAAATCACCGCCGCGTTCACGGACCGTATCGCCGTCAACCGTGTCGGACCGTTCGGTCTCCTCGTTATCGTGGCCGACGCAGTACGACTGCTCTCGAAGGAACTCGTCGTTCCCGAGGGTGTAGACCGTCCGGCGTGGGACATCGGCCCCCTCGTCATCCCGTTCTCGGCACTGCTCGGATTCGCCGTCATCCCGATGGGTAACGGCATCCATCTCGCCGACCCCGAAACGGGGCTGGCATTCGCCTTCGCGGCGTCTTCCATCGCCTCGATCGGACTGGTGATGATGGGCTACGGATCGAACAACAAATACTCACTTCTCGGCGGACTTCGTGCCATCGCGGCGAACCTCGCCTACGAGATTCCGCTCGTCATCACCGGCGCATCGGTGGTCATCTTCACCGGTTCGCTCCAGATGAGCCACATCGTCGCCGAGCAGGCAAACCCGCTTCTCACCGTCGCGGGCGTGACGATTCCGCAGTGGTTCGCGTTCGTTAACCCGTTCGCGTTCGTGCTGTTTGTCCTGGCGAACCTCGCAGAAGTCGGCCGGAACCCGTTCGACATTCCCGAAGCACCGACCGAAATTGTCGCCGGGTACCAGACGGAGTACTCGTCTGTCTACTTCGTCCTTATCTACCTCGGAGAGTTCATCCACATCTTCCTCGGCGGCGCCATCGCGGCGACGCTGTTCCTCGGCGGTCCCGCAGGTCCGTTCCTGCCGGGATTCGTCTGGTTCATCATCAAGATCTGGGCGTTCTATCTCTTCACCCAGTGGATGCGCTCTGCGATTCCGCGTCTGCGGGTCGATCAGTTCCTCGACGTCGGCTGGAAGGGCATGCTCGTCCTTTCGTTCGCTAACTTGGTTCTCACGGCCATCATCGTGGGAGTGATAGCATGA
- a CDS encoding NADH-quinone oxidoreductase subunit B: protein MSSDQNQPFVTDDTQVQTETRDARMTGSGADNRFNSKLREAFGSSPFILTKFDNFMNWVRGSSMFMLQFGIACCSIEMMHTYSVKHDLDRFAAGVPRASPRQADVIIVPGTIVSKFAPRMKRVYDQMPEPKFVVGMGSCTVSGGPFQEGYNVIKGAEEVIPVDIHVPGCPPRPEALIYGVAKLQQRIAEGESSPVTVKPYELEQFGDLEQDELIDHLADQIDEEDLVMRYNWADSP, encoded by the coding sequence ATGAGTAGCGACCAGAACCAACCGTTTGTCACGGACGACACACAGGTACAGACCGAGACCCGCGACGCCCGGATGACGGGGTCTGGAGCGGACAACCGGTTCAACTCCAAACTCCGCGAGGCGTTCGGCTCCTCGCCGTTCATCCTCACGAAGTTCGATAACTTCATGAACTGGGTGCGGGGGTCCTCGATGTTCATGCTGCAGTTCGGTATCGCATGCTGCAGCATTGAGATGATGCACACCTACTCGGTGAAACACGACCTCGACCGATTCGCGGCCGGGGTCCCACGGGCGTCACCGAGACAGGCGGACGTTATCATCGTCCCGGGGACCATCGTCTCGAAGTTCGCACCGCGCATGAAGCGCGTGTACGACCAGATGCCCGAACCGAAGTTCGTCGTCGGTATGGGGTCTTGCACCGTCTCGGGCGGCCCGTTCCAGGAGGGCTACAACGTTATCAAGGGCGCAGAAGAGGTCATTCCCGTGGACATCCACGTCCCGGGTTGCCCACCTCGTCCCGAGGCACTCATCTACGGTGTTGCAAAGCTCCAGCAGCGCATCGCCGAGGGAGAGTCCAGTCCGGTGACGGTCAAGCCGTACGAACTCGAACAGTTCGGGGATCTAGAGCAGGACGAACTCATCGATCACCTTGCAGACCAGATCGACGAGGAAGACCTGGTCATGCGGTACAACTGGGCTGATTCGCCATGA
- a CDS encoding NuoI/complex I 23 kDa subunit family protein, translating into MIGLLKSMATTMKHALDGETFTVEYPDVAPEVSPRFRGVHKFSQERCIWCRQCENVCPNDTIQIVQDDQRNGEQYNLHIGQCIYCRLCEEVCPVDAILLTQNFEFTADTKDEFVYNKEQLKNVPWYKDIDPLNSREPDRNAWIGEGDGEVDYQ; encoded by the coding sequence ATGATTGGACTGCTCAAATCCATGGCAACGACGATGAAGCACGCACTGGACGGCGAGACGTTCACGGTCGAATATCCCGACGTCGCGCCCGAAGTGAGTCCCCGATTCCGTGGGGTTCACAAGTTCAGTCAGGAGCGCTGCATCTGGTGCCGCCAGTGTGAGAACGTCTGTCCGAACGATACGATTCAGATCGTACAGGACGACCAGCGCAACGGCGAACAGTACAACCTCCACATCGGGCAGTGCATCTACTGCCGTCTGTGCGAGGAAGTGTGTCCGGTGGACGCGATTCTGCTCACGCAGAACTTCGAGTTCACCGCCGACACGAAAGACGAGTTCGTCTACAACAAAGAGCAGTTGAAGAACGTTCCGTGGTACAAAGACATCGACCCGCTGAACTCCCGCGAACCCGACCGCAACGCGTGGATCGGAGAGGGAGACGGCGAAGTCGACTACCAGTGA
- a CDS encoding NADH-quinone oxidoreductase subunit J yields the protein MVYETIAFALFALITVGCSLGVVLVRDIWHSALLLGGALLSVAVHYVMLQAEFLAAMQILVYVGGVLILVTFAVMLTRTRLEASST from the coding sequence ATGGTTTATGAAACCATCGCGTTCGCGCTGTTCGCCCTCATTACCGTGGGCTGCAGCCTGGGCGTCGTCCTCGTGCGGGACATTTGGCATTCCGCACTCCTGCTCGGGGGCGCGCTCTTGAGCGTCGCGGTGCATTACGTGATGCTGCAAGCGGAATTCCTCGCCGCGATGCAGATCCTCGTCTATGTAGGCGGGGTGTTGATTCTCGTCACGTTCGCCGTGATGTTGACGCGTACACGATTGGAGGCGAGTAGCACATGA